A genomic stretch from Chryseobacterium sp. SNU WT5 includes:
- a CDS encoding SGNH/GDSL hydrolase family protein produces MKTNYFIHILRSIPLLPIIYFQGKRIKRQLQILPEAKNPQGSVDINADKSLTILFIGESSFAGLGSDFHKNSFAGHFSKELSFLIQCNIDWKVYAKTGYNVEKIHQRIIPKIPETHCDLLVLGIGANDSFELTLLKNWQKNVQLLIIALRNKFSETPILFVQLPTIEVFPALTKQMQFVLGNHKNLLVENLHKITLENGNIYFTKEEVDIEKWMNELNDNQTIRDFFSDGIHPSEITYRLWAQESAKFLVDCKVNFS; encoded by the coding sequence ATGAAGACTAATTATTTTATTCATATTTTAAGATCTATACCTCTATTACCCATTATTTATTTTCAGGGAAAAAGAATTAAAAGACAACTTCAAATTTTACCTGAAGCCAAAAATCCACAAGGTTCAGTGGATATTAATGCTGATAAAAGCTTAACTATTTTATTCATTGGAGAAAGTTCTTTTGCAGGACTGGGCTCAGATTTTCATAAAAATAGTTTTGCTGGACATTTCTCAAAAGAATTAAGTTTTTTAATTCAATGCAATATCGACTGGAAAGTTTACGCGAAAACTGGCTATAATGTGGAGAAAATCCACCAACGGATTATTCCTAAAATACCAGAAACTCATTGTGATTTGCTGGTTCTCGGAATTGGTGCCAATGATTCTTTTGAACTGACCCTACTCAAAAATTGGCAAAAAAACGTACAATTACTTATTATTGCGTTAAGAAATAAATTTTCTGAAACCCCAATTTTATTTGTTCAATTACCTACTATTGAAGTATTTCCGGCGCTTACAAAACAAATGCAGTTCGTCTTGGGTAATCATAAAAATTTACTTGTGGAAAATCTTCACAAAATAACTTTAGAAAACGGAAATATCTATTTTACCAAAGAAGAAGTAGATATTGAAAAATGGATGAATGAATTAAATGATAATCAAACAATTCGTGATTTTTTTAGTGATGGCATCCATCCTTCAGAAATAACCTATAGATTGTGGGCACAAGAAAGTGCTAAATTCCTGGTAGACTGCAAAGTAAATTTTTCTTAA
- the era gene encoding GTPase Era, protein MSTHKAGFVNIVGKPNAGKSTLLNQLMGEKLAIVTQKAQTTRHRIFGIYNEEDLQIVFSDTPGVLDPKYGLQEKMMDFVKDSLQDADVFLFIIDITDKSAPNEFLVDKLNKIPVPVLILINKIDASNQTDLEKVMEMWHEIIPKAEILPISALTGFNTEVILPKLKSMLPENPPYYDKDQYTDKPERFFVNETIREKILLNYDKEIPYSVEVVTEMFKENDGIIFIDSVIYVERDTQKGIIIGHKGDAIKKVGTEARIDLEKFFSKKIHLKLFVKVKKDWRKNDRDLKNFGYR, encoded by the coding sequence TTGAGCACGCATAAAGCAGGATTTGTAAATATTGTGGGAAAACCAAACGCTGGTAAATCTACCCTTCTAAATCAGTTGATGGGGGAGAAGTTAGCAATAGTAACCCAAAAAGCACAAACGACAAGACACCGTATTTTCGGAATCTACAATGAAGAAGATTTACAAATTGTTTTTTCTGATACTCCAGGAGTTTTGGATCCAAAATATGGACTTCAAGAAAAAATGATGGATTTTGTTAAGGATTCATTGCAAGATGCAGATGTTTTCCTTTTCATTATCGACATTACAGATAAATCGGCACCAAATGAATTTCTAGTTGATAAATTAAATAAAATTCCGGTACCTGTTTTAATTTTAATTAATAAAATAGATGCTTCTAACCAAACGGATCTTGAAAAAGTTATGGAGATGTGGCACGAGATTATTCCTAAAGCGGAAATCTTACCGATATCTGCGTTAACTGGATTTAATACGGAAGTGATTTTACCCAAATTAAAATCAATGCTACCGGAGAATCCACCATATTACGATAAAGATCAGTACACCGATAAGCCAGAACGGTTCTTTGTTAATGAGACCATTCGAGAAAAAATCCTTCTGAATTATGATAAGGAAATTCCTTACTCCGTAGAAGTTGTTACAGAAATGTTTAAAGAGAACGACGGGATTATTTTTATTGATTCTGTTATTTATGTAGAGCGCGATACCCAAAAAGGAATTATTATAGGACATAAAGGTGATGCAATCAAGAAGGTAGGTACCGAAGCACGTATTGATTTGGAGAAATTTTTCTCCAAGAAAATTCACCTTAAACTTTTTGTAAAAGTCAAAAAAGATTGGCGTAAAAATGATAGGGATCTCAAAAATTTTGGATACCGATAA
- the ligD gene encoding DNA ligase D, with protein MALEEYNNKRKFDETSEPEGKEKKTAGKLTFVIQRHSASRLHYDFRLEMDGVLKSWAVPKGPSLDPKDKRLAMMTEDHPFSYKDFEGSIPEGNYGGGEVEIWDSGTYEPLEKVKGKSDDLVMRHDLHKESLKFILNGKKLKGEFALVKIKNSKQGNAWLLIKHKDDYAITDYDAEDHVPRKSKVTIREESRHSKKKTISEKTYHHFTPSLSGEKKLKDFILPMLAQTGEKSFDDKDWVFEIKWDGYRAVADLRNKDLLLYSRNGLSYAEKFYKIVKALDHQNYSMVLDGEIVAYNADGKPDFQALQKIGENPDLAMTYQVFDLLWLNGHSTEKLTLLERKELLKEALVENEIIRYCEHIPEKGSDFFNQIKAFNLEGMIAKKANSTYSEGVRSSDWLKIKFQNTEDVLICGFTKPKGSRSKFGALILGSLVDGNLQYCGHAGSGFSDASLNELHEKFKHFITKDCPFETIPKTNTSPTWMKPELVCEIKFTEKTNDGIFRHPVFMGLRIDKEKEDLENESAIPSQLTGKNPLTKRKTKTVEATTKSEGNKTKHKLVRLTNQNKIYFPGTGITKGDVVNYYQSISKYILPHLKSRPQSLNRFPNGIEGLNFYHKDAGDTAPDWIEKVSVFSESNEKDIQYLICNTADDLAYLNNLGCIDLNPWNSTVDHLNKPDWLALDLDPSEKNTFDHVIETALCVKEVLDQSKIKGFCKTSGSTGIHIYIPMGAQYEVEQVKNFAHILMQKVEKLLPDLTTLERSLSKRSKEKIYLDYLQNRTGQTLASVYSIRPKQNAPVSMPIQWDELKEGLKVTDFNIHNAFDRIKKNGDLFKPVLGKGIDMLKALENLAND; from the coding sequence ATGGCTTTAGAAGAATACAATAATAAGAGGAAATTCGATGAAACTTCTGAACCGGAAGGTAAAGAAAAGAAAACTGCTGGAAAACTTACTTTTGTTATTCAAAGACATTCGGCTTCAAGACTACACTATGATTTTCGCCTGGAAATGGACGGGGTTCTCAAAAGTTGGGCAGTACCGAAAGGTCCGTCCTTGGATCCCAAAGACAAGCGGTTGGCAATGATGACGGAAGATCATCCCTTTTCCTATAAGGATTTTGAAGGTTCCATACCCGAAGGGAATTACGGTGGTGGTGAGGTTGAAATTTGGGATTCTGGTACCTACGAACCATTAGAGAAAGTGAAAGGTAAAAGTGACGACTTAGTGATGCGTCACGATCTTCACAAAGAATCACTCAAATTTATACTGAACGGGAAGAAATTGAAAGGAGAATTTGCGTTGGTTAAAATAAAAAATTCCAAGCAGGGAAATGCGTGGTTATTGATTAAGCATAAAGATGATTATGCCATTACAGATTATGATGCAGAAGACCATGTTCCCCGAAAATCGAAGGTAACGATACGTGAAGAAAGTCGTCATAGCAAAAAAAAGACGATATCGGAAAAGACCTATCACCATTTTACTCCTTCTTTGAGTGGCGAGAAAAAATTAAAAGATTTTATTTTACCAATGTTGGCGCAAACTGGTGAGAAATCATTTGACGATAAGGATTGGGTTTTCGAAATTAAATGGGATGGCTATCGGGCAGTTGCTGATCTGCGAAACAAAGACCTGCTACTCTATTCCCGAAATGGACTTTCTTATGCCGAAAAGTTTTATAAAATTGTAAAAGCATTAGATCATCAAAACTATTCAATGGTTTTAGATGGAGAAATCGTAGCGTACAATGCAGACGGGAAACCTGATTTTCAAGCGTTGCAAAAGATCGGGGAAAATCCCGATTTAGCAATGACCTACCAAGTGTTTGATTTACTCTGGCTCAATGGACATTCCACCGAAAAATTGACCTTACTGGAAAGGAAAGAGCTCTTAAAAGAAGCTTTGGTAGAAAATGAGATTATTAGATATTGTGAACATATTCCCGAGAAAGGCAGTGATTTTTTCAACCAGATTAAAGCGTTCAATTTGGAAGGAATGATCGCTAAGAAAGCTAATAGTACGTATTCTGAAGGGGTTCGAAGTAGTGATTGGTTGAAAATAAAGTTTCAAAATACAGAAGATGTTCTTATTTGTGGATTTACAAAGCCTAAAGGGTCAAGAAGTAAATTTGGAGCACTCATATTAGGTTCTCTTGTTGACGGGAATCTACAATATTGTGGGCATGCTGGGAGTGGTTTTTCCGATGCTTCATTGAATGAATTACACGAAAAATTTAAACATTTTATTACCAAGGATTGTCCATTTGAAACTATTCCAAAAACAAATACTTCACCCACTTGGATGAAGCCCGAACTTGTCTGCGAAATAAAATTTACCGAGAAAACCAATGATGGGATATTCCGACATCCAGTTTTCATGGGGCTTCGAATTGATAAAGAGAAGGAAGATCTAGAAAATGAAAGTGCGATTCCCTCCCAACTGACAGGCAAGAATCCTTTGACCAAAAGAAAGACAAAAACTGTAGAAGCTACTACGAAATCTGAAGGAAATAAAACAAAACATAAATTGGTACGCTTAACTAATCAAAACAAAATTTACTTTCCAGGAACTGGAATTACGAAAGGGGATGTTGTAAATTATTATCAGTCAATTTCAAAATATATTTTGCCTCATTTAAAAAGCCGACCTCAGTCACTAAACCGTTTTCCAAACGGAATCGAAGGACTAAATTTCTATCACAAAGATGCGGGTGATACTGCACCGGACTGGATAGAGAAAGTTTCTGTTTTTTCAGAATCTAATGAGAAAGATATACAGTATTTAATTTGTAATACTGCAGATGATTTGGCATATCTAAATAATTTAGGTTGTATTGATTTAAACCCATGGAATTCTACAGTTGATCATTTAAATAAACCGGATTGGTTGGCTCTCGATCTCGATCCATCTGAAAAAAATACGTTTGATCACGTAATAGAGACTGCCCTTTGTGTAAAAGAAGTTCTGGACCAATCGAAAATTAAAGGTTTTTGTAAAACATCTGGAAGTACCGGGATACATATTTATATTCCCATGGGCGCGCAATATGAAGTGGAACAAGTGAAAAACTTTGCTCATATTCTGATGCAAAAAGTAGAAAAACTTTTACCTGATTTGACGACGTTGGAACGTAGTCTTAGCAAACGCAGTAAAGAGAAAATCTATTTGGATTATTTACAAAACAGAACCGGGCAGACCTTAGCAAGTGTTTACAGTATTCGGCCAAAACAAAATGCACCAGTTTCAATGCCTATTCAATGGGATGAACTTAAAGAAGGATTAAAAGTTACAGATTTCAATATTCACAATGCTTTTGACAGAATTAAAAAGAATGGCGATTTGTTTAAACCTGTTTTGGGAAAAGGAATTGATATGTTGAAAGCGTTAGAAAATCTGGCTAATGATTAA
- a CDS encoding Ku protein, with translation MKAIWNGAIGFGLVNIPVKMYSAVQDSNLDLDMLDKTDLSNIKFKRVNEKSGKEVKWDHIVKGFLLDGNYVVLDAEDYTAASPEKTKIFSIEQFVKEAEIDSVYFEVPYFIEPQKNAENAYNLLLKALQKTKMAGIGTFVMRDKEIFGMIRPYDDKILIINRLRFAQEIRDYGDLKIPEQKIPKSGELKMAISLIEQTSKKFDPKAFKDSYADDLMKIIKKKAKGKKMKKAKETPTDSGKVVDLMAQLKASLEGSKKSKKVS, from the coding sequence ATGAAGGCAATTTGGAACGGTGCAATTGGATTTGGGTTAGTAAACATTCCGGTTAAAATGTACTCTGCGGTGCAAGACAGTAATTTAGATCTAGATATGTTGGACAAAACCGACTTATCGAATATTAAGTTTAAGCGAGTCAACGAAAAGAGCGGAAAAGAAGTTAAATGGGATCATATTGTTAAAGGTTTTCTTCTTGACGGAAATTATGTTGTTTTGGATGCGGAGGATTATACTGCCGCAAGTCCCGAAAAAACAAAAATTTTCTCCATTGAGCAATTTGTTAAAGAAGCAGAGATCGATTCTGTTTACTTTGAAGTTCCCTACTTTATTGAACCTCAAAAAAATGCCGAAAATGCTTATAACCTATTACTAAAAGCACTACAGAAAACCAAAATGGCTGGTATAGGGACTTTTGTAATGCGCGACAAAGAAATCTTTGGGATGATCCGTCCCTATGATGATAAAATATTGATTATTAATAGACTACGTTTTGCTCAAGAGATTAGAGATTATGGTGATCTAAAGATACCTGAACAAAAAATTCCAAAATCAGGAGAACTTAAAATGGCCATTTCATTAATCGAGCAGACTTCGAAAAAATTTGATCCTAAAGCTTTTAAAGATTCCTACGCCGATGATCTAATGAAAATTATTAAAAAGAAAGCGAAAGGTAAAAAAATGAAAAAAGCGAAAGAGACTCCTACAGACAGTGGTAAAGTTGTTGATCTTATGGCACAGTTGAAAGCGAGTTTGGAAGGGTCTAAGAAAAGTAAAAAAGTTTCCTGA
- a CDS encoding DoxX family protein, translated as MIFIHVVPKLEMLFKGEEIKFYDFIGLGDRNTLIVAIILELVFSFMLIIGLFTRISSMVISCIMIIAAFVVNGAQPLSSKELSLLYLTIYIFIIAFGPGKYSIDQMILKKRDLSF; from the coding sequence ATGATTTTTATACACGTAGTACCAAAATTAGAAATGCTTTTTAAGGGTGAAGAGATTAAATTCTATGATTTTATAGGTTTAGGAGATAGAAACACTTTAATTGTAGCGATTATTTTAGAACTTGTTTTTTCTTTTATGTTGATTATTGGTTTGTTTACCCGAATATCAAGTATGGTTATTTCTTGCATTATGATCATTGCTGCTTTTGTAGTCAACGGTGCACAACCATTAAGCAGTAAAGAATTAAGTCTTTTATATCTCACGATCTATATTTTTATTATTGCGTTCGGTCCTGGAAAATATTCAATCGACCAAATGATTTTAAAAAAAAGAGATTTAAGCTTTTAA